A genomic region of Papaver somniferum cultivar HN1 chromosome 7, ASM357369v1, whole genome shotgun sequence contains the following coding sequences:
- the LOC113298517 gene encoding general transcription factor IIF subunit 2-like, which yields MEKKEKISNGGSSNNKEGIETSNQNTPVWLLKCPPIVSRSWMSQSITTNNTIVSDDLTASAPHPNSSHYLAKLTLSIDPLASDEDPLSRQFTMEMAKNDSENAPKCYSLDMHKEFIPMCVFSQMKEGKIAVEGKVLQKFDMKPHSESIQDYSRLCRERTNKYMVKTRQVKVIENDRGEHMMPKPAMFSHMPSNPKIKLVPNKVPDGRRSRRDRVEMEGIMFKLFERQPNWTLRQLIQETDQPEQFLKDILKELCIYNNRGTNQGSYELKPEYRRSVKEEQPNQ from the exons atggaaaagaaagaaaaaatcagCAATGGCGGTAGCAGTAATAATAAAGAAGGAATAGAGACGAGTAATCAAAACACACCAGTATGGTTATTGAAATGTCCTCCGATTGTTTCTCGTTCTTGGATGTCTCAATCCATAACCACCAACAACACCATCGTTTCTGACGATCTTACTGCTTCTGCACCTCATCCGAATTCTTCTCACTATCTTGCTAAGCTCACTCTTTCTATTGACCCTCTGGCTTCTGACGAGGATCCTTTATCTCGTCAG TTCACAATGGAAATGGCTAAAAACGATTCTGAGAATGCACCAAAGTGTTACTCTTTGGACATGCATAAGGAATTCATTCCAATGTGTGTCTTTTCTCAGATGAAAGAAG GTAAGATTGCGGTGGAGGGTAAAGTGCTGCAGAAATTTGACATGAAGCCCCATTCCGAAAGTATCCAGGACTATAGTAGGCTTTGTCGTGAACGAACAAACAAATATATGGTTAAAACTAGACAAGTGAAG GTTATCGAAAATGATCGTGGGGAACATATGATGCCTAAGCCTGCGATGTTTAGTCACATGCCCTCTAATCCCAAG ATCAAATTGGTGCCAAACAAAGTGCCAGATGGAAGAAGATCAAGAAGGGATCGTGTGGAAATGGAGGGTATAATGTTTAAGCTTTTTGAAAGGCAACCAAACTGGACACTCAGGCAGTTGATCCAGGAGACGGACCAACCTGAG CAATTCCTGAAAGATATACTTAAAGAACTATGTATCTACAACAACAGAGGAACAAACCAAGGAAGCTATGAGCTAAAGCCAGAGTATAGGCGGTCAGTCAAGGAGGAACAACCCAATCAATAA
- the LOC113298518 gene encoding cell number regulator 8-like, whose translation MANSDEYRPLLVTNGHEKSAKKSMDEDWGKNFNEWTAHGMPVNSVVGEPVARSHWDSSLFGCLGRNDDFCSSDFEVCLLGTLVPCVLYGSNIERLGSEPGRFANHCLPYSALYLLGNSLFGWNCLAPWFSYSSRTQIRQRFNLEGSFEAFKRSCGCCESLIEDEDQLEQCESSCDLATHLFCHACSLCQEGRELRRRMPHPGFNGPQVLVMIPPVEQTMGRDGL comes from the exons ATGGCTAATTCTGATGAATATAGACCTTTACTCGTTACAAATGGTCACGAGAAATCAGCAAAGAAATCAATGGATGAGGATTGGGGTAAGAATTTTAATGAATGGACTGCTCATGGGATGCCTGTAAATAGTGTCGTTGGTGAACCAGTTGCTCGATCTCATTGGGATTCTAGTCTTTTTGGTTGTTTAGGCCGTAATGATGACTTCTGCAGCAGCGATTTTGAAGTTT GTCTTCTTGGAACTTTGGTTCCTTGTGTGCTTTATGGAAGTAACATCGAAAGATTAGGATCTGAACCTGGAAGGTTTGCAAACCATTGCTTGCCTTACTCTGCTTTGTACCTACTTGGAAATTCTCTTTTTGGTTGGAACTGTCTCGCGCCTTGGTTTTCATATTCTAGCCGCACTCAAATCCGCCAAAGGTTTAATCTTGAG GGTAGCTTTGAAGCATTCAAAAGATCATGTGGGTGTTGTGAGTCCTTGATTGAGGATGAAGACCAACTGGAACAGTGCGAGTCTTCCTGTGATCTTGCGACTCATTTATTCTGCCATGCATGTTCCCTTTGCCAAGAAGGGCGAGAACTTCGCAGGAGGATGCCTCACCCTGGGTTCAACGGCCCACAAGTGTTGGTTATGATTCCTCCAGTGGAGCAGACAATGGGGCGGGATGGACTATGA
- the LOC113295273 gene encoding uncharacterized protein LOC113295273: MRQQDDNTKYFHRLATERRRKIYIGAIKVDGVMTYNEKEIKEGIVQFFQNIFQTQAARNVSTDFMYFNQVSEDQNTFLECDITEDECLTSMKILGQAKAPGPDGFPISLYVLKDTIEEVKYLRPISLVHGVYKIISKILTDRLKNILLDIISSQQTAFLKKRQILDGVLVANELIDSRIRSGRPGILVKVDFEKAFDHVNWVFLDEIMEKMGFGDKWRGWIKCFVEALSFMIKQAQDNGLISGFQVAEGSTVVSIADDTQIFLDVDTSHVENLRILLLSFEQLTGLKINFAKSEIFGVGYTGDIAQFSSILGCYNSVLPTKYLGLPMGDKSGGVAKWEMVIEKFIKYLAGWKKTTLNRAGKIALINSVFASLPVYYMSLFFMPASVAKKLGKIMSNFLWNDNKGKKKMKLVKWPAFCRRRKFGGLGVKKIKTMNKALLTKWLWRFSTEDNVLWKDIIDEKYGVEQLGWFSKIPKITYERSLWKGIMNCSAIFKNHIKFKVNSSRNTSFWKDRWLLDIPLCLKFPHMFAISRSKDLTVAEVFNVNEAEWNLLLPRRMSPAVRLEFSELQNNLQGLVLNSNAKDEILWSINSKGQFSVKSTYDTLANNDYDPAQQHI, encoded by the exons ATGCGACAACAAGATGATAATACCAAGTATTTTCATAGACTTGCAACTGAAAGGAGAAGGAAAATCTACATAGGTGCAATCAAGGTTGATGGTGTTATGACCTACAATGAGAAGGAAATTAAAGAAGGTATTGTGCaattttttcaaaatatttttcaaactcagGCTGCCAGAAATGTTTCAACGGACTTCATGTACTTCAATCAAGTTTCTGAGGATCAAAATACTTTTTTAGAATGTGATATCACCGAAGATGAATGTCTTACATCTATGAAAATACTAGGACAAGCTAAGGCTCCAGGGCCAGATGGTTTCCCTATAAGCCTCTATGTTCTT AaagacacaatagaagaagtCAAATACTTAAGACCAATTAGTCTTGTTCATGGTGTTTATAAGATCATTTCCAAGATTCTCACAGATAGATTAAAGAACATCTTACTTGACATTATTTCTTCACAACAAACTGCTTTCTTAAAGAAAAGACAAATTCTGGATGGAGTTTTGGTGGCAAATGAGCTTATTGATTCTAGAATTAGAAGTGGAAGACCTGGAATTCTAGTTAAGGTGGACTTTGAGAAGGCTTTTGATCATGTTAATTGGGTGTTCCTTGATGAAATTATGGAAAAAATGGGGTTTGGTGATAAATGGAGAGGTTGGATCAAATGCT ttgTAGAAGCTCTATCCTTTATGATCAAACAAGCTCAAGATAATGGTTTAATCTCTGGTTTTCAGGTTGCTGAGGGTAGTACTGTTGTTAGTATTGCAGATGATACTCAAATCTTTCTAGATGTTGATACTAGTCATGTTGAAAATTTAAGAATTTTGCTTTTATCTTTTGAGCAGCTGACAGGGTtaaaaattaactttgcaaaaagTGAAATTTTTGGTGTGGGATATACTGGAGACATTGCTCAATTCTCTTCTATTCTGGGTTGTTATAATAGTGTGTTgccaacaaaatatcttggtttaccTATGGGGGATAAGAGTGGTGGTGTTGCAAAATGGGAGATGGTTATTGAAAAGTTCATCAAATATCTAGCTGGATGGAAGAAAACAACTCTAAATAGAGCAGGTAAAATTGCTTTAATTAATAGTGTTTTTGCAAGTCTGCCAGTTTACTATATGTCCTTGTTTTTTATGCCTGCTTCTGTGGCTAAGAAGCTTGGAAAGATTATGAGCAATTTTCTTTGGAATGATAacaaagggaagaagaagatgaaattggtAAAGTGGCCTGCTTTttgtagaagaagaaaatttggtggTCTTGGTGTTAAAAAAATAAAGACGATGAACAAGGCTTTGCTTACCAAGTGGCTTTGGAGATTTTCAACTGAAGATAATGTTTTATGGAAGGATATTATTGATGAGAAGTATGGTGTTGAGCAGCTGGGTTGGTTTTCTaaaattcctaaaatcacttATGAAAGGAGTCTTTGGAAAGGCATTATGAATTGCAGTGCTATATTCAAAAATCACATTAAGTTTAAAGTGAATTCTAGTAGAAATACTAGTTTTTGGAAGGATAGGTGGCTCTTAGATATCCCTTTGTGCTTAAAGTTTCCTCATATGTTTGCAATTTCAAGATCTAAGGATTTAACTGTGGCTGAAGTGTTTAATGTCAATGAAGCTGAGTGGAATCTACTCTTGCCAAGAAGAATGTCTCCTGCTGTCAGATTGGAATTCTCAGAGTTGCAGAATAATTTACAAGGTTTGGTGCTTAACAGCAATGCCAAAGATGAAATTCTCTGGAGTATTAACAGTAAAGGTCAATTCTCAGTTAAATCAACTTATGATACCCTTGCCAACAATGATTATGATCCTGCTCAACAACACATCTAA